The following DNA comes from Marivivens aquimaris.
CCGAAGTCGTGGTTGATCCCGGTCTTCTGGATATACGTGCTTTGGCCAGACCAATCGACGGGCGGGGCCTGAAGACAATTTGTCCCTGCACCATAGGCACAGAGCGACGTGCGATCCGGGAAGGCCTGCTGAAGCGCTCCCAGAACGCCTTGATCGAGGATAAACCCTTCGAGATTGATCCACTTGCCGTCGATCAGAACTTCCACCCAGGAATGGATGATGCTTCGGGGTGCCAGCGGGAAAACCAACTCTGGCACAACGCCACGCTGCAAGCCCTTGTCGATGGTGAAACCATGAAACCGGCAGGGGATGTCCAACGCCCTGAGCAGCGCCATCAGGAGCGTGCCCTTGGTGTTGCACTGCCCATAGCCGTCCGCCAGCACTCGGGAGGCAGGC
Coding sequences within:
- a CDS encoding transglutaminase-like domain-containing protein, translating into MSQKYLAETPILDFRSDAIQALIAERGWSSLDPTARIGTAYDFVRNEILFGYNSDDALPASRVLADGYGQCNTKGTLLMALLRALDIPCRFHGFTIDKGLQRGVVPELVFPLAPRSIIHSWVEVLIDGKWINLEGFILDQGVLGALQQAFPDRTSLCAYGAGTNCLQAPPVDWSGQSTYIQKTGINHDFGVFDSPDDFYKDHRQLSGLRGLLYRLVIRHWMNRRVARIRQGHVPIIPGGAENLLPKQAPIFLKEAV